From the Elusimicrobiota bacterium genome, one window contains:
- a CDS encoding ParB/RepB/Spo0J family partition protein codes for MRQALGKGLEALLPRKGGTPTAHAPAHAKDAPTAESTSKVPIGDVRPNRHQPRHSFDQTKLAEMAQTIKEHGLAQPILVTPLPDGKYELVAGERRLRAAKLAGLKEIDVVVRKQMGEKDRLALALIENVQRDDLNAVDVARAYRNLIQDHGLTQTDLAHQMGKSKSAVSNTLRLLDLSEDILKALETDQITEGHARALLGVSDRVKRTRLFHSILERNLSVREVETLARVMETGQVEAQHAPNKRTPMTKPAEVREIERKLAHSLGMKVDLRTKKDGKSGAVVIHFYNLNDFEKLMGKLK; via the coding sequence ATGAGACAGGCACTCGGCAAAGGACTCGAAGCTCTGCTCCCCCGCAAGGGGGGGACGCCCACGGCGCACGCGCCGGCGCACGCCAAGGACGCCCCTACGGCGGAGTCGACCAGCAAGGTCCCCATCGGAGACGTCCGCCCGAATCGGCACCAGCCGCGCCACAGCTTCGATCAGACGAAGCTCGCGGAGATGGCCCAGACGATCAAGGAGCATGGCCTCGCGCAGCCCATCCTGGTCACACCGCTGCCGGACGGGAAGTATGAACTCGTCGCGGGCGAGCGGCGCCTGCGCGCCGCGAAGCTCGCGGGACTCAAGGAGATCGATGTCGTCGTCCGCAAGCAGATGGGGGAGAAGGACCGGCTCGCGCTGGCCCTCATCGAGAACGTCCAGCGCGACGACCTCAACGCGGTGGACGTCGCGCGCGCCTACCGGAACCTCATCCAGGATCACGGCCTCACGCAGACCGACCTCGCGCATCAGATGGGGAAGTCGAAGTCGGCGGTCTCGAACACCCTGCGCCTGCTCGACCTCTCGGAGGACATCCTCAAAGCCCTCGAAACCGACCAGATCACGGAAGGGCACGCCCGCGCTCTCCTGGGCGTCAGCGACCGCGTCAAGCGCACGCGCCTCTTCCACTCGATCCTGGAACGCAACCTCTCGGTGCGCGAAGTCGAGACGCTGGCGCGCGTCATGGAGACCGGACAGGTCGAAGCGCAGCACGCGCCGAACAAACGGACGCCGATGACCAAGCCGGCCGAGGTCCGCGAGATCGAGCGCAAGCTCGCGCACTCGCTGGGGATGAAGGTGGACCTGCGCACCAAGAAAGACGGCAAGAGCGGCGCCGTCGTCATCCACTTCTACAACCTCAATGACTTTGAAAAACTGATGGGGAAACTTAAATAA
- a CDS encoding aspartate-semialdehyde dehydrogenase, which produces MARAEGGLRVGVVGATGLVGRILLDLLVERRFPVGELRPFGSGRAGARARFRGRALPCPAPSLAALKACDLVFLVSSDEVSRRFGRALAREGVWVLDDSSAFRLDPAVPLVIPEVNASALSPHRRLVAGPNCTLTGAAVAGAPLLRKAGLAAVRIASYQAVSGAGREALEEYHAQARRAARLAGRRGPLDVPSAPRARALPRPIALNVFPQVGSFDRKGDSGEEFKVREELRKIWGLPRLPVSVTAVRVPVVRGHSLSLWLETRRPLAPGAARALLAKTPGLRLWKEGDYPTPLDAAGTAPVHVGRLRAGTSGRELALWVVSDNLLKGAALNSVQTAELLLLKGWLKKRL; this is translated from the coding sequence ATGGCCCGCGCTGAGGGGGGGCTTCGCGTCGGCGTCGTCGGGGCCACCGGCCTCGTCGGACGCATCCTGCTCGACCTGCTCGTCGAGCGGCGCTTCCCCGTCGGCGAACTGCGCCCCTTCGGCTCGGGCCGCGCGGGCGCACGCGCGCGCTTCCGCGGCCGCGCGCTGCCCTGCCCGGCGCCTTCGCTCGCGGCCCTCAAGGCCTGCGACCTCGTCTTCCTCGTCTCCAGCGACGAGGTCTCCAGACGCTTCGGCCGGGCCCTCGCCCGGGAAGGGGTCTGGGTCCTCGACGACTCCTCGGCCTTCCGGCTCGACCCCGCGGTCCCGCTCGTCATCCCCGAGGTGAACGCCTCGGCGCTCTCGCCGCACCGCCGCCTGGTGGCCGGTCCCAACTGCACCCTCACCGGCGCGGCCGTCGCCGGGGCCCCGCTGCTCCGCAAGGCCGGCCTCGCCGCGGTGCGCATCGCGTCCTATCAAGCCGTCTCGGGCGCCGGCCGCGAGGCGCTCGAGGAGTACCATGCCCAGGCCCGCCGCGCGGCCCGGCTCGCCGGCCGCCGCGGACCGCTCGACGTGCCCTCCGCCCCGCGCGCACGCGCGCTCCCGCGCCCCATCGCCCTCAACGTCTTCCCGCAGGTCGGCTCCTTCGATCGGAAGGGGGACTCGGGGGAGGAGTTCAAGGTCCGCGAGGAGCTGCGCAAGATCTGGGGACTGCCCCGCCTGCCGGTCTCCGTGACCGCCGTGCGCGTCCCCGTCGTGCGCGGCCATTCGCTCTCCCTCTGGCTGGAGACCCGGCGGCCTCTCGCTCCCGGCGCCGCCCGCGCGCTCCTCGCGAAGACCCCGGGGCTTCGGCTGTGGAAGGAGGGGGACTACCCGACTCCGCTCGACGCCGCCGGCACCGCGCCGGTCCACGTGGGTCGCCTGCGCGCGGGGACCTCCGGACGCGAACTCGCGCTCTGGGTCGTCTCCGACAACCTCCTCAAAGGAGCCGCGCTCAACTCCGTGCAGACGGCCGAGCTCCTGCTGCTGAAAGGCTGGCTCAAGAAGCGCCTATAA